GGTGATTTCCTTTATCTGATCCATCAAAAAATGGAACTCAACAAGCGCATCAACGCGGAGCTGGAGGGCATGGCGAAATTGCTCTACGACTACTGGTTTGTGCAGTTTGAGTTCCCCGTCACCGCCGCCCAAGCCGCCGCCATGGGCAAGCCCCACCTCGAAGGCAAACCCTACAAATCCTCCGGCGGCAAAATGATTTATGACGCACAGCTCAAACGCGATATACCCGAAGGCTGGCAAGTTGGAAACCTACCGGATATTGCAACCTTCACAAACGGCATAGCTTGCCAAAAATACCCGCCAAATGGCGGCGATACGCTTAGGGTCATTAAAATCCGGGAGATGCGTGACGGCTTTACCCAAAACTCGGAAACAGTGACCTCAGAGGTTCCGGCTAAAGTAATTGTCCACAATGGGGACATTCTTTTTTCGTGGTCAGCATCCCTTGAAGTCATGTTGTGGGCCGGAGGTAAAGGCGCTTTAAATCAACATATATTCAGAGTCACATCAGCAACCTATCCTCGCTCCTTCTGCTATTTTACGCTCTTGAACTATCTGCAACATTTCAAGATGATCGCCGAACTGCGTAAAACTACCATGGGACACATTACCAAAGACCATTTGGATCAAAGCCGTATTGCGATCCCTCCACTGGAACTGACGGAACAGCTCGATGCAAAGCTCAATCTCATCATTGAGCAAACACAAAACCTCCATCAACAAAACCAACACCTAACCACCCTCCGCGACTGGCTCCTCCCCATGCTCATGAACGGGCAAGTCACGGTGGAATAACCCCATGGCACACGAACTCCGACTCCCGGCAGAAGCCAAGGAACGCGGTCTGAGCGTGTTGGTTCCGTTGCTCAATGCGGCCGAGGGAAGGGACGAGGTGAGGGTCGATTTTCAGGAGGTGCGTTTTTACCATCCGGCATCCATTGTTGTGCTGCTGGCTCGTCTCAGGCAATGGGGCAAGGATGGCAAACAACTCTACGGCTGTCATTTTAACAAATGCCCCGCGCGCGATTACCTGAAGCGGATGGACTTTTTTGATCAATTGGGCCTTCAGCTCGATGAACCGTTCCAACGTCACAACGCCGCAGGACGTTTTGTCTCGATCAGGAAAATTACCAGCGGTCATGGCATTGATCGTATTGCCCGTGAAGTGGCATCCTGCATGGCTCGTGAATCAACGGACGTCCTTGAGTGCCTCAGTTACGCCATCGGTGAAATCATCACCAACGTCGCCCAGCACTCACAGGGCGAAGGGTTTTTATGTGCCCAGCGCTACCCTGCCACCGGGGTGGTGCGTGTGGCCGTGGCGGACAACGGCATAGGCCTCCGCCGCAGCTTTGATGGAACCCCTCTGGAACAAGAACTCCACAGCCCTCTGGACGCCCTGCAAAAAGCCATGGAGCCCAAGGTTTCCGCCGCTTTACTCCGTCCACCCACCGGCCCTTACGCGCAACCCGTCAACCGAGGTGTCGGGCTGTCAATGGTCGATGAACTGGTGCGCCAAACCTACGGAAGAATGCAGGTCATCACAGAAGATGCCGTTTACACCCGCATCGGTGACACCGGGGCAAGATTCCAGCAAAACAGCGGCTTGACGACTCCTGGAGTGCTCGTCAGCATTGAGATGACAATCGATGAAATCGTTGATTACCAGAGCATTATCAACGATGTCCGTGCCCGTATCCTTCCCTCTGGGCTTGACAACTGGGATGAAATGTTCGAATAGTATGGCCGTGAATCTCGAATTCAAACTACACGATCACGTGGGAACCTTTGCTGCCAATGGCACCTTGGGCGATCAGTTGCGTCGTCAGGAAATCGAGCCACATTGGGAAAAAGCAGATAAGATCGTGCTCAATTTCGTGGGTGTCAGCTCGATGACAGATTCCTTTGTCAACGCCTTTATCGGCAACCTGGTGGAAGGCCATCCCGCCGATTTCAAGAGCAAGCTACGTTTCGTGAATTGCAGCCCGCTGGTAACCACCTTCATCAAGGGTGCCCTACAATTCGCCAGTAAGCGCATGAGCCACGCTTGATTCGCCAATGCCCTCTACCTGCTCAAAGGCAACTGGGTAGGACAGCACTACGGGACAGGCCTTTTGCAGTTCAAAAGATTGTTTTTACGGGGGGCGAAGATGATTGTTCGCTACGGTTCCGGGCAGTCGTCCTCGCCGTGGATGGCGGCCTCGATGTAGTAGGCGGCGACGACGGGGTCCGAGCCGAGGGCGATGAGCTGGCGGACAGCTTCTTTTTCGGAGAGTGTGCCCTCACTGGCGGCTTGTTTGATGGCGGCGGCCTTGGCAATTGTTTCCTGGTCCATTGGAATTTCTGGCGTTAGTCCTCCACGTGCAGGTCACTGTGGCCGGTGGCTACGTGTACCATTTCCCGGGCGTGGTCGGGATGGGTGCCAAGTTTGATGAGTGCGGCGATGGCGGCGGCTGGCTCGAGCTTTCCGGCGGCGACATCGTTGGTGATGCGGAGGGCTTGTTTCTGCGTGTCTGTGAGGTCCATGTTCAGCAGATGAGGGTTGGGCAGTCACCGCCGTCGTGGGTGAGGGTGTAGGTGGTGCCTGGGCGGCGTTTGCAAAAATAGGCGACGGCTTGCTCGAGCTTTTCAGCGGGGACGGGGAATTGGGCGTTGTCAAAGAGGTTGGGGTTTCCGTGGATTTCAATGTTGCTGCGGATGGTGTCATAGAGGTATTCCTGGATGATGGTGAGGCTGTTCTGCCCCTTGTGGAGTGTAATGGTGTAGGTTCTCATGGCGGTGGTTATTCAAAGATGGAGTGGATGAGCTGCCAAGTCTCCAGGAAGGATTAGTGCCATTCAGGTCTGTCACGTAGTGTGGTCCCGTAGTGTGCGTAAATCAAGGGGTATGGGCGGTTTTATGGGTCGGGAAAAAATTGGGGTTGCCAGAATATCCTTACCGTCTCGGGGCGTTTTTGCGTATTTCGTGTCAAAAATAAAACCCTTGTTCTCCATGCCTCCCCCTGGATTGTCTGCCCGGACCCGACCACTTGTCGCCTCCCGCAAAAAAACGTGGCTGTTATCGCACCTCGATTTCCACCGTGCCGGAGACGGTGTCTGTTAGGGTCCAGCGCGTGCCGCTGCGGGTGGCGGCGACCTTTTTGCCGTCCACCAGGACCGTGGATGAGCCGGCTGCGGCGGGTAGGTCGATGTGCGCAGGGAGCTTCGCGGGAAGTGTGAGGGAGAGCTTGAATGTCTTGTCCTGGATCCAGTGGATGAGGATCGGCCCGCGGGGGGTGGGCACCTTGCCCTTGGCGTGTTTCAGCCCGCCGGTGTGCGGTCGGATCGAGGCGCGTTTCCAGCCGGGTTCGGCGGCTTGGGCGCCGAGGAGGTAGCGGGGCAGGAGATTGGCCGGGGCGGCGCCCCAGGCGTGGTTCCAGTCCTGGTTCGGTTTGTATTTCTGGTCCCAGGCCTCCCAGGTGATGGTGGTGCCGCTGTTGACCATGTGTTTCCAGCTACGGTCGTTGTCGGCGGTGATCAGGTCGAGCGCCTTGTCGGCGGCTCCGTTTTCAAACAGGCCCTCCAGCAGGTACTGGGCGGCGTAAACCGAGCAGTCCATGCCCTTGGCGCGCAGGAAATTGATGACGCTGGCTCTGTTTTCCTCCGGCACAAGCCCGAAGGCGAGGGGGAAGAAGTTCGCGTGATGGGACGCGTGCCGGGTGCCGACGCCATCGACGTAGATGCCGCGCTTTGTGTCGAAGAGCTGGTTCTGGAACTCGGCGTGGGTCTTGTTGAAACGCGCCTCGAGCTCCCCGGCCTCACCGTCCCTGCCGATGGCGCGGGCCAGAGCCGCCAGGCGTTGAATGGCGGCGAGGTGGAAGGCGTTGACCACGGTGTTTTTCGCGGTGAAGACGTAGCCGTCGCGCTCCGTCTTCGGCCAGTCGACGATGTCGGATTTTTTCCTCTGCCGGGCGTCGCTGGTGACGAGTCCGTCGGGGCCGGCGCGTTCAAGGAGGGCCTTGGTTTTGAGTTTTTCGTAGCGCGGGGCGATCCATTCCCTGTCGCCCGTTTGCATCCAATCGGCGTGCGCGATGAAGATCATGTGGGGCGCCCACTCAGTCGGCCAGGTGGCGAAATGGATCAGTCGGTCGTAGGTGTCGCGTGCGAAGCGGATGTCGTTGTCGGTGTAGTAATGGCTGAGCTGGTTCAGATAAGAATCCGCCTCGTAGGGGATGCGCTCGCGGTCGCCATCGACATAGACGCCGGCGAAGGTGGTGGCCTTGATCGAATACCGGCAGAGTTCCCAGATACGGTTCAGCGTTTCATCGGAGCACTCGAAGGCGGCGGCGTCATCGTCCCAGGTGGCGGAAAACGCGGCCTGGCGGGTGATTTGGGTGGGTTTCAGCTCGCCGGGCCAGCCCTCGACCTCGATCCAGCGGAAGGGCAGGACAACCCCCCACTCCCCGGGCGTCAGGATGGCGGGCGGGTGGGCGTCGTTGGTTTTCTTGGTGTTCCGTTTGTCGGCTGGAGGAGCGATGCGCATCACCGTGCCGGGCTTGGGCTGGATGGTGACGGAGGCGTAGCGGACGGTGCCGGGTGGCTTGCGGTTGATGCGGCCGTTTTTCAATGCCTCGCCAAAATGCACGGTGATCGGTTGGTCCGCGTTGGCGGGGATGGCCAGCCGGATGTTGGCGAAGGCCACGCGGCCGAAATCGACGAGGACGGTCCGTTGGTCGGGCGCGGTGACGGCGGCGGGTTGCTGGTCCACCAGCTTCACCGGGGCGGCGGTCAGCGGCCATGCGGTGAGGGTGGTGATTGCCGCGAGAACGAGGGGTCGGCGGGTCGTGGGAAAATGCATTGTCTGGGGACGGGTGTCCGGTGGTGTTTGGTGTGCGGCGGCGGTCATTCCGACTTCATCCAGAGTGAGGCGGATAGAAACCAGATGAACGTCCCGGCAAGCAGGAGCTGGTTCATCAACGGCGCGCCGATGCCGCCGGTGAAAAACAGGATCGGCGGCAGGATGATGAGCAGCAGTGACGCCCAGCTAACGGGTTTTGCGTATGCGGGTAGGTTTTTCATGAGGATTGGGAATGGCTGTTGTTCGTGAACATCATTTTTCCGAGCACGACGTAGAGGACGGCCGAGGCGAGCCACGCGGGGATCACGAGGTAGGCGGCAAAGACCCCCTGATAGAGCACCAGCCAGAGGCCGGGGACGGCGGGGATCAGCCAGGCGAGCAGCACCGCCGTGTTGAACGACGAGCGGGTGGCGTCCGCCGCGTCCTCGTGGAAGCCGAGCCGTTTGGCAAGGTAATGGTTGACAAAGATGATGCCGCCCATCGGCCCCAGGATCATGCCGTAGGTGCCGACGAAGCCGAGCAACTGGGCGGAGAGGTTGGGGAAGGCGCCGGCGCCGGTGGCCACCAGCCCGGCGAGCAGCACGCCGGTGGTGCGGGGCGCCCTGGGGAAAAGGGACTGGAATGCCAGGCCGGCGCGGTAGATCGTCGGGTTGGCGGTGGTCCATCCGGCGATGACCACGCAGATGATGCCGGTCCAGCCCAGCGCGTTCCAGGCGAGGAATCCGGGGTCCGCCTGGACTTTTCCGGCGCTGTTCACGGCGGCTCCGGGGTTGGTGGCAATCAGCGCCGCCAGCAGCAGTGCCGCGCAGATCCACGCCATGTAGTGGCCGAGGAACATACCCACGGAGGGCGCCCAGCCGGCGGATTTGGACCTGGTGAAGCGGAAGATCGAGAGATCCGCCATACCGAAGTGCATCGCGGCGTTGCAGAGCCAGGCGAAGACGACGATTTTCCAGAACCCGAAGTTCTCCGGGCCGTTGGCGACCTGGACAAAGGCGACGCCGTCGTTCCAGACCGTGTTGAGCCGCTCGAACGAATGGGCGTCCATCTGCGCGAGCGAGACGACCCCGCAGGCGGCAAACACGAGGATCATCCAGGGCGCGGCGATGTTGGCGAAGCGCGACACCATGTTGTATCCCGCGGCCGCGACCGCCGCGATGACGATGCCGACCACGGCCACGATGCCTGTGAAGCCCGCCCCGCTGAGACCGAAGGTGGCGTCCGGCACCTCGAAACGGATGTCGAAGGGCACCCCGACGGCGGATGCCGACACCGTGATCATCGCCCCGGCAAGGAAACAGAACAGTACGCCGTTGGTGACGTTGTAGATTTTCACCATGTTGCGCCCGGCGATTTTCTCCAACTGGAAATAGAGGGTCAGGCGGCGGTTCATGGCGATCGGCAGCACCAGGTAGCGCCATGTGAGTACGGCGAGGATGTTTCCTAACAACAGGCCGAACATCAGGTCCTTGAGGGAGGCGCCCGCGGCGAGAAACAGGGGGCCGATCATGAACTCCGTGCCCGCGGCGTGCTCGCCGGCGTACATCCCCCAGAACGCCTTGGGGCCTTTCCAGGCTTTTTGCGGCACGGGCTCGCGCTCGTATTCACCGCCGACGATTTCATCGACCGCATCCTCGTCTGTGTGTACTGTCATGGGGTAATTGGGTGGGTAGTGGTTGATAGGAAAAAGTAAAAACTGCGGCAGTAACAATTACAGATGGGAAAGGTTTCTTGTTTGCTGGCAAGCAAGTCTATGTATGGGAAGCGGTTTAAGGCATCGCCTTCAGGGGGGGCATCACGGCTTGGCGCCGGCCGGGGTCTTGAGGACGAACTTCCGTTGCACGTTTTTCTCCGCGGTGGGAAAGTCCGCGGGGATCGGCTGGGTGACCTTGCCGGTGGCGGCCCATTCCACCCCGCGTGTGAACGAGACGATGAATCCGACACCTTCGAAGGAATAGTCGTCATGCCCGAGGGTGGTGTGGAACACGCGGCCCTTGTGGTAGTCGAGGACCATGAGGATGGGCTCGTGGCGGTCCGTGGGTGGTTTGCCCGAGCTGTCTTTGCCGGTGGCGAGAATGGTCATGTTCTGTGCCGGTCCACGGAGTTTGGCGTAGCACTCGTCCTTGGAGGTCAGCCAGTTTTTGGGCATGCCCTTGGTGATCGGGTGATCGGTGACACGCACGGTGATGGGGATGTTGTGCTGCGGGCCGTGGGTGCCGGCGCTGCCCTTCGAGGTGTCGTGGATGAGTTTGCCGTCGTTGTTGTAATAGACATAAGGGCCGTCTTTCTCATTGCGACCGTCCCAGCCGCCGAGGCCGATCATCTTGTTGTACTCCGCCCATTTTCCGAACGAGTTGTCGGCGGCGTGAACGGAGACAAAGCCGCCGCCCTCCTGCATGTATTTTTCAAACGCCCTCTGGGTGGCCTCCGGCCAGTTCGCGGCACCCCAGCCGAAGTTGGAGATCACCACATCGTAGTCGGAGAATTGCGGGCTGAAACCAGGGTCCGGCTTGGATTTGTTGAGATCCTGGGTTTTACCGGCGTCCGCCAGGGGAAGGAATGCTTTTTCGCGATTGCCATTCCAGGTGAAGCAGGTGCGGATGACCTTGACGTCAAACAGGCCGGTGTCCTCCAGATACTGTTTCATCATGATCGTGGACTTCGGCCACACCGCGTGGTTGTTCTGGCCGTCGATGATGAGCGCTTTCAGTTTGGCGTCGGCGTGGTGAGGCAGTAATAGGACGGTTACAAGACAGAGTAGTGCGGTTTTCATAGTGATGGTTTTTTGATGAGAGGGTGAGTGAACCCGGTGACAAGGCTACGATCATCAAAGTGATCTATTTTCAGAAAAGAGTAGGAGCTTACCGGAGGAAGGCAAGCTGATAAGGCGGAACGATTCATTCATTATAGGATGTTCTTTCATAGAGAGCGTTCAAGTGGGGGGCGGTAGGGGATGTCTGCCGCACTGGTCGGAATCCGCAGGTGGCGGTCGGGGGTTACTCGAACCAAACATGCGGTTCTACCGAGCGTCAGGCTTCCCAGACTCTAACCATTTGAAGAGCTGGTTCTATGCATCATGCTGTGAATGGCCTGGGGGGCTCTGCAATCTCTTGTTTTGTCTATAAAATCCCCGGTTTGGCGCCAGGCTGGTCCGGTTTTTTCATTGCAAATGAAAATAAAAAACCAAGAATGGAGCTAGGGTTGCCCTCACACATCGTCAACTAACAGCAATATGATGAATCCATTCCCACTTAAACCGCTCTGGTCAGGATTAGCGGTATGTCTCGTTGCCGCGTCAACCATTGCAGCAGCTCCCAATGTGATCATTGTGATCACCGATGACCAGGGATATGGTGATTTTGGTTTTACCGGTAATCCCGCGATCAAAACTCCCAGCATTGATAAACTTCGGGCACAGGGAACATTGCTTGATAATTTCCATGTCGACCCCACCTGTGCGCCTACACGATCGGCCCTCATGACAGGGCGTTATTCTAACAGGGTTGGTGTATGGCACACGGTGCAGGGTCGGAGCATGCTGCGTCGTCGGGAGGTCACCATGGCGGATGTGTTCAGTAAAAACGGATATGTGACCGGACTGTTTGGAAAGTGGCACCTGGGTGATTGTTATCCATACCGGCCCGAGGACCGCGGCTTCAAGCACGCCGTTTACCATGCCGCTGGTGGGGTGGGGCAGGCGCCTGACTACTGGGGCAATGATTATTTTGACGATACCTACAGCGTGAATGGCAAGCTTCGGAAATTCACTGGATACTGCACTGATATCTGGTTCGACGAGGGCATGAAGTTTATCAAGGCCAACAAGGACAAGCCGTTTTTTGCCTACATCTCGACCAATGCCCCGCACATACCATTGAATTGTCCTGAGGAATATTCCAAACCGTATGAGGGTAATCCCAAGGTTTCCGATGTGAAGTTCTACGGGATGATTCGCAACATCGATGACAACATGGCCAGGCTCACTGCGATGCTGGAGCGTGAGGGGCTGGCGGATAACACCATCCTTGTGTTTATGACCGATAACGGCACGGCCAGTGGCGTCAAAGGGAAACGTGGGTACGACGGCAACATGCGTGGTACCAAAAATTCCGAGTATGAAGGTGGCCACCGCGTCCCGTTGATCATTCGTTGGCCTGGTGGAAAAATCGAGGCAGGGAAATCCATCAATAACCTGACCGCCCATATTGATATTTTACCGACCATGATCGAGCTCTGTGGCCTCAAGTCCCCCGGGATCGCATTCGATGGCTCGAGTCTGAAGGATTTGCTTTATTCCGACGGCAAGGCCTGGCCCGGTCGCTCACTTGTTGTCGAAACCCAACGGGTCGTTGATCCGGTGAAGTGGCGTCATTGTTCGGTGATGACCGATCGCTGGCGGCTGGTCAACGGAGAAGAACTCTATGAGCTAAAGGAGGATGCCAAGCAAACAAAGGATATCGCGGCCCAACACCCGGAAGTGGTGAAACGCCTCCGTGCCGATTATGACAAGTTCTGGAATGATGTTTCCCGTGAGCACAATCTGACCAGTTATATGGTGATCGGCTCGGATCACTCGCCGGTCGTTTCCCTGTCGTCTCATGACTGGTTGCTGGATGAACTGCCGCCGTGGAACCAGCCGCATGTGGCTGCCGGGGAGGTGGCGGTGGAATCGCACTGGGCGATTGAAGTCGAGCGTGACGGCGACTATGAAATTTCACTCCGTCGCTGGCCCGTGGAAGCCGACAAAGGCATCAACGACGGAACCTACGGCAAGGCCTACAGCTACAAAAAAGCGCGGCTACGCATCGGTGGTATTGACCGGACCGTGGACATCCCCCTGGGTGCCAAAGAAGTGACTTTCAAGGTGACCCTGAAAAAAGGAGTCACCAAGCTGGCGCCCTTGTTTATCGACGGCGACTTCCAAGCCACTCCTTACTATGCTTACGTCACCCACCAGGCCAAACCGGGTTGGCAAACACCCGGAGGAATGGGCGTTCCAGTTTACGATCCAAGTTACGGACGTGATGCCAATGGCAAGAAGAACACGGCGGCGAAATAGTCTGTTTGACCCCTGCAACATCGATGCAAACAAGCGGTGCAGTCGTTGCCACAGCGCCGCTGGTTTGTTTCATGGCCCGCGTGTGGTTTTCCAGCCAGAAGAAGTATTCCAAAAGTTGCCGTATAGGGTAAATTGCGGATGGGCAAGGGGGTGGGATTGACCTAGTATCCGGCATGGTTGTTCGCTGGGATGCCGCCATGGCATGCTCCGCCGCCGCATACAATCCATGATGGATACCCGACATCACTAGAAAAATATGAAAAAGAAACTAGCAAATAACTGTCTCCTCGTCATCGCTTCCATAGGATTGGCCAGTGCTGTATCGGCTCAAGAGATGGATGATCTCTGGGGTGACCAGATCGTCAAACTACGGGCTGACAATGCCAAGCGCGGCCAGCTCTTTGCGGATGGTAACTACGCGATGTTCATCCATTGGGGCCTGTATTCCAACCTCGGTAACAAGGTGGGTGAAAAGACCTACTACGGCATTGGCGAGTGGATCATGAACCCACGTATGGCGGGAATCCCCCCCAAGGAATACCGTCGGCTCGCCCAACAGTTCAACCCGGTTAAGTTTGATGCCATGGCCATCGCCAAACTCGCCAGGGACGCGGGCATGAAATACATCATTATCACCAGTAAACATCACGATGGGTTTGCCATGTATCATTCCAAGTCGAACACGTTCAACGTGGTCGATGCGACCCCGTTCAAGCGTGACCCGATGAAGGATCTTGCCAAGGCGTGCAAGGAAGTAGGCATCGGTTTCGGATTCTACTACTCCCACAACCAGGACTGGACATTCCCGGGAGGCAATGGCGGACCGAAGACGGATGCCGATGGAAAACCTGCCGGGTTTGATGACTACTATCAGAAAAAATGCCTGCCCCAGGTAAAGGAAATCACCAGTGAATATGGCCCGATCGAGCTTGTCTGGTTTGATACCCCTGGCAATATGCCCAAGCGCTATGTCGAGGAGCTCATTGCTGTGGTGCGTAAAAACCAACCTAACGCCCTGGTCTCAGGTCGTGCCGGTCACGGGCTTGGCGATTACCAGTCGCTCGGTGACATGGAGGTGCCTAACCACAACGTGGAGGGCTTGTGGGAAACGGTCGATACCACCAACGACTCATGGGCCTATGCCTGGTATGATGAAAACTGGAAAACACCGA
The sequence above is drawn from the Akkermansiaceae bacterium genome and encodes:
- a CDS encoding ThuA domain-containing protein — encoded protein: MKTALLCLVTVLLLPHHADAKLKALIIDGQNNHAVWPKSTIMMKQYLEDTGLFDVKVIRTCFTWNGNREKAFLPLADAGKTQDLNKSKPDPGFSPQFSDYDVVISNFGWGAANWPEATQRAFEKYMQEGGGFVSVHAADNSFGKWAEYNKMIGLGGWDGRNEKDGPYVYYNNDGKLIHDTSKGSAGTHGPQHNIPITVRVTDHPITKGMPKNWLTSKDECYAKLRGPAQNMTILATGKDSSGKPPTDRHEPILMVLDYHKGRVFHTTLGHDDYSFEGVGFIVSFTRGVEWAATGKVTQPIPADFPTAEKNVQRKFVLKTPAGAKP
- a CDS encoding ATP-binding protein → MAHELRLPAEAKERGLSVLVPLLNAAEGRDEVRVDFQEVRFYHPASIVVLLARLRQWGKDGKQLYGCHFNKCPARDYLKRMDFFDQLGLQLDEPFQRHNAAGRFVSIRKITSGHGIDRIAREVASCMARESTDVLECLSYAIGEIITNVAQHSQGEGFLCAQRYPATGVVRVAVADNGIGLRRSFDGTPLEQELHSPLDALQKAMEPKVSAALLRPPTGPYAQPVNRGVGLSMVDELVRQTYGRMQVITEDAVYTRIGDTGARFQQNSGLTTPGVLVSIEMTIDEIVDYQSIINDVRARILPSGLDNWDEMFE
- a CDS encoding restriction endonuclease subunit S, whose translation is MMDLTKHKFSELYAMSSGISTGKDQAGHGSPFVSFTSVFNNYFLPTSLPDLMSTSEKEQETYSVKEGDIFLTRTSETLDELGMSCVVTEDYPKATYSGFLKRLRPSQSKKAYHKYMAFYLRSGLFRKTMNNNAVMTLRCSLNEQIFSYLNLLLPNYDEQVKVGDFLYLIHQKMELNKRINAELEGMAKLLYDYWFVQFEFPVTAAQAAAMGKPHLEGKPYKSSGGKMIYDAQLKRDIPEGWQVGNLPDIATFTNGIACQKYPPNGGDTLRVIKIREMRDGFTQNSETVTSEVPAKVIVHNGDILFSWSASLEVMLWAGGKGALNQHIFRVTSATYPRSFCYFTLLNYLQHFKMIAELRKTTMGHITKDHLDQSRIAIPPLELTEQLDAKLNLIIEQTQNLHQQNQHLTTLRDWLLPMLMNGQVTVE
- a CDS encoding arylsulfatase — translated: MNPFPLKPLWSGLAVCLVAASTIAAAPNVIIVITDDQGYGDFGFTGNPAIKTPSIDKLRAQGTLLDNFHVDPTCAPTRSALMTGRYSNRVGVWHTVQGRSMLRRREVTMADVFSKNGYVTGLFGKWHLGDCYPYRPEDRGFKHAVYHAAGGVGQAPDYWGNDYFDDTYSVNGKLRKFTGYCTDIWFDEGMKFIKANKDKPFFAYISTNAPHIPLNCPEEYSKPYEGNPKVSDVKFYGMIRNIDDNMARLTAMLEREGLADNTILVFMTDNGTASGVKGKRGYDGNMRGTKNSEYEGGHRVPLIIRWPGGKIEAGKSINNLTAHIDILPTMIELCGLKSPGIAFDGSSLKDLLYSDGKAWPGRSLVVETQRVVDPVKWRHCSVMTDRWRLVNGEELYELKEDAKQTKDIAAQHPEVVKRLRADYDKFWNDVSREHNLTSYMVIGSDHSPVVSLSSHDWLLDELPPWNQPHVAAGEVAVESHWAIEVERDGDYEISLRRWPVEADKGINDGTYGKAYSYKKARLRIGGIDRTVDIPLGAKEVTFKVTLKKGVTKLAPLFIDGDFQATPYYAYVTHQAKPGWQTPGGMGVPVYDPSYGRDANGKKNTAAK
- a CDS encoding STAS-like domain-containing protein, with amino-acid sequence MAVNLEFKLHDHVGTFAANGTLGDQLRRQEIEPHWEKADKIVLNFVGVSSMTDSFVNAFIGNLVEGHPADFKSKLRFVNCSPLVTTFIKGALQFASKRMSHA
- a CDS encoding family 78 glycoside hydrolase catalytic domain, which codes for MHFPTTRRPLVLAAITTLTAWPLTAAPVKLVDQQPAAVTAPDQRTVLVDFGRVAFANIRLAIPANADQPITVHFGEALKNGRINRKPPGTVRYASVTIQPKPGTVMRIAPPADKRNTKKTNDAHPPAILTPGEWGVVLPFRWIEVEGWPGELKPTQITRQAAFSATWDDDAAAFECSDETLNRIWELCRYSIKATTFAGVYVDGDRERIPYEADSYLNQLSHYYTDNDIRFARDTYDRLIHFATWPTEWAPHMIFIAHADWMQTGDREWIAPRYEKLKTKALLERAGPDGLVTSDARQRKKSDIVDWPKTERDGYVFTAKNTVVNAFHLAAIQRLAALARAIGRDGEAGELEARFNKTHAEFQNQLFDTKRGIYVDGVGTRHASHHANFFPLAFGLVPEENRASVINFLRAKGMDCSVYAAQYLLEGLFENGAADKALDLITADNDRSWKHMVNSGTTITWEAWDQKYKPNQDWNHAWGAAPANLLPRYLLGAQAAEPGWKRASIRPHTGGLKHAKGKVPTPRGPILIHWIQDKTFKLSLTLPAKLPAHIDLPAAAGSSTVLVDGKKVAATRSGTRWTLTDTVSGTVEIEVR